In the Candidatus Eisenbacteria bacterium genome, CTCGCGCGCCCCATCCCGACCCTGGCGGCATCGGTCCCGCGGAAGATGTTGCCGCCCCCCACGACGATCGCGAGCTGGCAACCGAGCCCGCGCACCTCGCCGATCTGCTCGGCGAGAGCGCGCACCGTCGGATGGTCGATCCCCGATCTCGCTTCGCCGGCGAGGATCTCGCCGCTGAGCTTCAGGAGGACTCTGTTCCAGCGGGGTCGAGGGGATCGCTCGACGTCCTGCCCGGCCACGGCCGGACCTAGGGATTCCCGCCCAGGCGGTAGTAGCTGAAGCGGCTGACCTTGATGTTCTCCCCGAGCTTGGCCGCCACGTCGGTCACCATCTCGCCGACGACCTTGCTGCCATCGCGGATGCCGGGCTGCCGCAGCAGAACCGTTTCCTCGAGGAAGCGATCGACTTCCTTCGAGGCACGGTCATCGAGCTCGGATCCCTTGAGGCCGTCGCCCGCGAGGCGGTCGTGGATCTGCTTCTTCTGCGCTTCGATCTCCTGCGCCGGAATGTCCGACTCCGCGATCCAGCGGGGCGCGGTCGCCGCCACCTGCAGCGCCAGCTCTCTGCAGAGGCGCAGGAAGTCGTCGGTGCGCGCGACGAAATCGGTCTCGCAGTTGACTTCCACGAGAACCGCGATCCGATTGCCCGGGTGCACGTAGGCCTCGATCCTTCCTTCAGAGACGGAGCGCTCCGCCCGCTTCGCCAGCGAGGAGAGGCCCAGCTTGCGCAGGATCTCAGCGGCCGCCTCGATGTCTCCCCCGGCCTCCCCCAGAGCCTTCTTGCACTGCATCATCCCCGCGCCGGTTCGCTCCCGTAGATCCTTGACCATCGCTGCGCTGATTTCCATTTCCCCTCTCCCCTCCGCCCTACCGGCCGTCGGAGGCCGTGGCCGCATCAGACGACACCCCGGCCGCCGCGGCCGCGCCCATCGCCTCCGCTTCCTTCGGCATTCCCGACATCGCCGCCCTGGTCTCGAGGACCGTGTCGCTGATCATCCTGGAGAAAAGGCGGATCGACCGGATCGCGTCGTCGTTGCCCGGGATCGGGTAGTCCACCTCGTCCGGATCGCAGTTGGTGTCGATCAGGCCGATGACGGGGATTCCCAGGCGCCTCGCCTCGAGAACGGCGATCCGCTCCATCTTGGTGTCGACCACGAAGAGCATTCCAGGAAGCCTGTTCATCTCCTTGATGCCGGTGAAGTTCTTCTCCAGCTTGCCCCGCTGCTTCTCCAGCCGGGACACTTCCTTCTTGGAGAGCTTCTCGAAGGTGC is a window encoding:
- a CDS encoding UMP kinase, yielding MAGQDVERSPRPRWNRVLLKLSGEILAGEARSGIDHPTVRALAEQIGEVRGLGCQLAIVVGGGNIFRGTDAARVGMGRA
- the tsf gene encoding translation elongation factor Ts, yielding MEISAAMVKDLRERTGAGMMQCKKALGEAGGDIEAAAEILRKLGLSSLAKRAERSVSEGRIEAYVHPGNRIAVLVEVNCETDFVARTDDFLRLCRELALQVAATAPRWIAESDIPAQEIEAQKKQIHDRLAGDGLKGSELDDRASKEVDRFLEETVLLRQPGIRDGSKVVGEMVTDVAAKLGENIKVSRFSYYRLGGNP
- the rpsB gene encoding 30S ribosomal protein S2 translates to MSAVSMKDLLEAGVHFGHQTRRWNPKMKKFIFLERNGIHIIDLQKTLQCLDAVRDAVVRTAKNNDSILFVGTKKQAKEVMKEESARCGNFHVNERWLGGMLTNFQTIKMSIRYLRSLERMREDGTFEKLSKKEVSRLEKQRGKLEKNFTGIKEMNRLPGMLFVVDTKMERIAVLEARRLGIPVIGLIDTNCDPDEVDYPIPGNDDAIRSIRLFSRMISDTVLETRAAMSGMPKEAEAMGAAAAAGVSSDAATASDGR